The Agromyces marinus genome window below encodes:
- a CDS encoding DUF3046 domain-containing protein — translation MKRSEFARAVEQEFGPGYGDVVVRDLVLVELGNRTAHEALAAGVAPRDVWFALCAATDVPEQRRHGAGLPEPR, via the coding sequence GTGAAGCGCAGCGAGTTCGCCCGGGCGGTCGAGCAGGAGTTCGGTCCCGGCTACGGCGACGTGGTGGTGCGCGACCTCGTGCTCGTCGAGCTCGGCAATCGCACCGCGCATGAGGCGCTCGCGGCGGGGGTGGCGCCTCGCGACGTGTGGTTCGCGCTGTGCGCGGCGACGGATGTCCCGGAGCAACGTCGTCACGGCGCCGGACTGCCCGAGCCTCGCTGA
- a CDS encoding DUF6226 family protein: MPDYVRPVLPGRVFVDEHGAPIEYGRRWGDDSPPDEAYSRTGNLERFAGLHTVALALIEWLRASFDVEVDEGADAEADLLLQPTDMVRAVRLTPASAQCAPLTFVLTGFPGVFLHAGMLHDFHFPACGCDACDEDPSALVDDFEWTVRMVVAGHYHETAGSPRGGWHGFRLDEPGVGSRAGQGQTIELPPGVLEAALERMPAGGRWRAWPERTESAPGG; encoded by the coding sequence GTGCCCGACTACGTGCGACCTGTGCTCCCCGGGCGGGTGTTCGTCGATGAGCACGGTGCGCCGATCGAGTACGGCCGGCGGTGGGGCGACGATTCGCCGCCTGACGAGGCGTACTCGCGCACCGGGAACCTCGAGCGCTTCGCCGGCCTGCACACCGTCGCGCTCGCCCTCATCGAGTGGTTGCGTGCCTCGTTCGACGTCGAAGTCGACGAGGGTGCGGATGCCGAGGCCGACCTGCTCCTGCAGCCGACGGACATGGTGCGCGCGGTGCGCCTGACGCCCGCGTCCGCCCAGTGCGCGCCGCTGACCTTCGTGCTGACCGGGTTCCCCGGCGTGTTCCTGCACGCTGGGATGCTGCACGACTTCCACTTCCCGGCGTGCGGGTGCGACGCGTGCGACGAGGACCCGAGCGCTCTCGTGGATGACTTCGAGTGGACCGTGCGCATGGTCGTCGCCGGGCACTACCACGAGACGGCGGGGTCGCCTCGGGGCGGATGGCACGGGTTCCGGCTCGACGAGCCCGGCGTGGGTTCGCGCGCCGGACAGGGGCAGACGATCGAACTGCCTCCCGGGGTGCTCGAGGCCGCGCTCGAGCGGATGCCGGCGGGCGGGAGGTGGCGCGCGTGGCCCGAGCGGACCGAGTCCGCGCCGGGCGGGTGA
- the recA gene encoding recombinase RecA: MPSPADREKALETALAQIDRQFGKGSVMRLGSEERAPVEVIPTGSIALDVALGVGGLPRGRIIEIYGPESSGKTTLTLHAIANVQRAGGIAAFIDAEHALDPEYAKKLGVDIDSLLVSQPDTGEQALEIADMLVRSGSIDLVVIDSVAALVPRAEIEGEMGDSHVGLQARLMSQALRKLTGGLNQTKTTAIFINQLREKIGVFFGSPETTAGGKALKFYASVRLDIRRIETLKDGTDAVGNRTRVKVVKNKMAPPFKQAEFDILFGVGISREGSLIDYGVDQGIVKKSGAWYTYDGDQLGQGKENARNFLLKNPDIAADIEQKILAKLGIGMPAGAPVAVPANVESLAAKRKGA, encoded by the coding sequence ATGCCATCACCCGCAGACCGCGAGAAGGCCCTCGAGACCGCACTCGCCCAGATCGACCGCCAGTTCGGCAAGGGGTCGGTGATGCGCCTCGGAAGCGAGGAGCGCGCACCGGTCGAGGTCATCCCCACCGGCTCGATCGCGCTCGACGTCGCACTCGGTGTCGGCGGCCTCCCGCGCGGCCGGATCATCGAGATCTACGGCCCGGAGTCCTCGGGCAAGACCACGCTCACGCTCCACGCGATCGCGAACGTGCAGCGGGCCGGCGGCATCGCCGCGTTCATCGACGCAGAGCACGCGCTCGACCCCGAGTACGCCAAGAAGCTCGGCGTCGACATCGACTCGTTGCTCGTGTCGCAGCCCGACACGGGTGAGCAGGCGCTCGAGATCGCCGACATGCTCGTGCGGTCCGGCTCGATCGACCTCGTCGTCATCGACTCCGTCGCGGCGCTCGTGCCGCGCGCCGAGATCGAGGGCGAGATGGGCGACTCGCACGTCGGCCTCCAGGCGCGCCTCATGTCGCAGGCGCTGCGCAAGCTCACGGGCGGACTCAACCAGACCAAGACCACGGCGATCTTCATCAACCAGCTCCGCGAGAAGATCGGCGTGTTCTTCGGCAGCCCCGAGACGACCGCGGGCGGCAAGGCGCTGAAGTTCTACGCGTCGGTGCGCCTCGACATCCGCCGCATCGAGACGCTGAAGGACGGCACCGACGCGGTCGGCAACCGTACCCGCGTCAAGGTCGTCAAGAACAAGATGGCGCCGCCGTTCAAGCAGGCCGAGTTCGACATCCTGTTCGGCGTCGGCATCTCGCGCGAGGGCAGCCTCATCGACTACGGCGTCGACCAGGGCATCGTGAAGAAGTCCGGTGCCTGGTACACCTACGACGGCGACCAGCTCGGCCAGGGCAAGGAGAACGCGCGCAACTTCCTCCTCAAGAACCCCGACATCGCCGCGGACATCGAGCAGAAGATCCTTGCGAAGCTCGGCATCGGGATGCCCGCGGGGGCACCGGTCGCCGTGCCGGCGAACGTTGAGTCGCTCGCGGCCAAGCGCAAGGGCGCCTGA
- a CDS encoding regulatory protein RecX — protein sequence MSEQGTERLAPVTYLPWVSSSAGRADDDTAPLDRAVASHPAGSAVRRGGQGGTQRSSSARVGAAVPDPEETGTERDDRIDRLIVSRLRRSSLSVAEVRAILVEHGLDDAEVEEWLERYERLGYLDDRRLAEQLVHAHERRGRGSGALVHELGRRGIADELAREAADALDPEIEFEHALAVAERRARQLGGLERTVAERRLSAFLMRRGYGSQLVRRAVAIALDGAADGGGGADTRGS from the coding sequence ATGAGCGAGCAGGGAACCGAGCGTCTCGCACCGGTCACCTACCTGCCGTGGGTGTCGTCGTCGGCAGGACGGGCCGACGACGACACCGCTCCGCTCGACCGGGCGGTCGCATCGCACCCGGCCGGATCCGCCGTACGTCGCGGGGGGCAGGGGGGCACGCAGCGTTCGTCCTCCGCACGGGTCGGCGCTGCGGTGCCCGACCCGGAGGAGACCGGAACCGAACGCGACGATCGCATCGACCGGCTCATCGTCTCGCGGCTGCGGCGATCATCGCTCTCGGTCGCCGAGGTGCGAGCCATCCTCGTCGAACACGGGCTCGACGACGCCGAGGTCGAGGAGTGGCTCGAGCGATACGAGCGTCTCGGGTACCTCGACGACCGACGGCTCGCCGAACAGCTCGTGCACGCCCATGAGCGACGGGGGCGCGGCAGCGGCGCGCTCGTGCACGAACTCGGCCGACGCGGCATCGCCGACGAGCTCGCGCGCGAGGCCGCCGACGCCCTCGACCCCGAGATCGAGTTCGAGCACGCCCTCGCCGTCGCCGAACGCCGCGCGAGACAGCTCGGTGGACTCGAGCGCACCGTCGCCGAGCGGCGGCTCTCGGCGTTCCTCATGCGTCGCGGGTACGGCAGCCAGCTCGTCCGACGGGCGGTGGCGATCGCGCTCGATGGCGCGGCCGACGGCGGAGGCGGAGCCGACACGCGCGGATCGTAG